The following coding sequences lie in one Leptospira saintgironsiae genomic window:
- a CDS encoding alpha/beta fold hydrolase, with protein MEVSDPQNKNQESGFFESGGYKLHYTKRDNGKGRALLLLHGFMDSSQTFLFQEEYLSKHFDLYRFDYRGHGDSDWLREGFYHFMLPLVDTTTFIQKFLPEKFHILGHSMGGGLGSRIAGLYPERVESLVSLEGFSSLQDPEKERRRFLGWLENWEQSLAGKDRKRQKNFKSVEDAAARLAPIYPRLPKERLLKITETLTRPAEEGGYMWKSDPSYKNGPPVFISPQFTRHLWQTIVCNVLVVYGQKTHLALDDSKEVFSHIRNLKYTEIEDAGHNMHHDRPDILESILEEFYVTNLK; from the coding sequence ATGGAAGTTTCGGATCCTCAAAACAAAAACCAAGAAAGTGGATTTTTCGAATCCGGCGGTTATAAACTCCATTATACAAAGAGAGATAATGGAAAGGGCAGAGCATTACTCTTACTTCATGGATTTATGGATTCTTCTCAAACCTTTTTGTTCCAGGAAGAATATTTATCTAAACATTTCGATCTTTATCGTTTTGATTATAGAGGACATGGAGATTCAGATTGGTTAAGAGAAGGTTTCTACCACTTCATGCTTCCTCTAGTGGATACCACAACATTCATCCAAAAATTTCTTCCTGAAAAATTCCATATACTTGGGCATTCCATGGGAGGCGGTCTTGGTTCTCGGATTGCAGGTTTGTATCCGGAGAGAGTAGAAAGCCTTGTATCTCTAGAAGGTTTTAGTTCTCTCCAAGATCCTGAAAAGGAAAGAAGAAGGTTCCTCGGCTGGTTGGAAAATTGGGAACAAAGCCTTGCAGGAAAAGATAGAAAGCGTCAAAAAAATTTCAAATCTGTAGAAGATGCTGCAGCAAGGCTTGCACCTATCTATCCAAGACTTCCTAAAGAAAGACTTTTAAAGATCACTGAAACATTAACAAGACCTGCAGAAGAGGGAGGTTATATGTGGAAAAGTGATCCTTCTTATAAAAATGGCCCTCCAGTCTTTATAAGTCCTCAATTCACTCGACATCTTTGGCAAACAATTGTATGTAATGTTCTCGTAGTTTATGGGCAAAAAACTCATCTTGCTTTGGATGATAGCAAAGAAGTATTCTCTCATATTAGAAATTTAAAATATACTGAAATAGAAGATGCAGGCCATAATATGCATCATGATCGTCCTGATATTCTCGAAAGCATACTCGAGGAATTCTACGTAACAAATTTAAAGTAA
- a CDS encoding DUF309 domain-containing protein, which produces MEFDPEILSILEKVKQGNADASFDYAWEEGRKLYLKGRYFELHEVFEFQWKKEKGGRRLLLHGWIQLAISLNKVFVKPNIRGSKMQAEKAREKFLKLSETGELSPFGAEENGLIVSYLNKLLSNFESEESWDLERIKELSLPEMKENPKELFSSSVFPAS; this is translated from the coding sequence ATGGAATTCGATCCTGAAATACTCTCCATATTAGAAAAAGTGAAACAGGGAAACGCGGATGCGAGCTTCGACTACGCATGGGAAGAAGGAAGAAAACTTTATCTAAAAGGAAGATACTTCGAGTTACATGAAGTATTTGAATTTCAATGGAAGAAGGAAAAAGGTGGAAGAAGACTTCTTCTACACGGATGGATCCAACTTGCCATTTCTTTGAATAAAGTATTTGTAAAACCGAATATACGCGGATCTAAAATGCAAGCGGAGAAAGCTAGGGAGAAGTTCTTAAAACTTTCCGAAACTGGAGAACTTTCGCCTTTCGGAGCAGAAGAAAATGGGCTTATCGTTTCCTATTTAAATAAACTTTTAAGCAATTTTGAAAGTGAAGAAAGTTGGGACCTCGAACGAATTAAAGAACTTTCTTTACCTGAAATGAAAGAAAACCCAAAGGAATTGTTTTCAAGTTCTGTTTTCCCAGCATCGTGA
- a CDS encoding PilZ domain-containing protein — MKYNRIPSTLNVDFQVLESAKLRIAENVLVGIVHRTDVPWEPGTNLALQVGTISISGSIDIPMKVIKCDRVSDVEYDVFLNYTEKDFDKIKEIEELIQTLA; from the coding sequence ATGAAATACAATAGAATCCCCTCCACTCTTAACGTAGACTTTCAGGTGTTAGAAAGTGCTAAGCTAAGGATTGCAGAAAACGTACTCGTAGGAATCGTGCATAGAACTGATGTTCCGTGGGAGCCGGGAACTAATCTTGCTCTGCAAGTCGGAACCATCAGTATCTCTGGTTCCATTGATATTCCTATGAAAGTGATCAAGTGTGATCGTGTTTCTGATGTCGAATACGATGTGTTCTTGAATTACACTGAAAAGGATTTTGATAAGATCAAAGAGATCGAAGAATTGATCCAGACCTTAGCTTAA